Genomic DNA from Haloplanus sp. HW8-1:
CCCACCACTCCGTCGACTGGGATCGGGGTCGACCCGACGGTCTCCGCGGAGGAGCGGTTCGCCAACCACGACGAACTCGGCCGGCGAGGGCTCCTAGAGTGGTCGGTCGTCGACCCCGGCAGCATCAATTCGACGACGTACGAGGCCGTCGCTCGCGACGAACCGGGCGACCTCTACCTAAATCCCGAAGAACACATCCGGAAGGGGCTCGAAGTAGCGGGGCGCCACGGAGCGTCGCCCTCGTACGCCGTCTACGAACCGGGATTCATCCGACTCGGTGCAGCGCTGGCCGACCGGTTCGACGGCATCGGACAACCGGTCTATCGGTTCATGTTCACCGAGGACTTCACGTTCAACTATCCGCCGGAACCGTACGCGCTGACCAGTCTCCGACGACTGCTGGCCGACGAAGCCGGAGACGCCCCCTGGATGATTTCGGGA
This window encodes:
- a CDS encoding 3-keto-5-aminohexanoate cleavage protein, with product MSNTWIEAAINGRWGKERQPGSPTTVEECIEQGVACAEAGAAIVHVHAFDPAADEEDDDADVYARIIEGIQDRVDAVVYPTTPSTGIGVDPTVSAEERFANHDELGRRGLLEWSVVDPGSINSTTYEAVARDEPGDLYLNPEEHIRKGLEVAGRHGASPSYAVYEPGFIRLGAALADRFDGIGQPVYRFMFTEDFTFNYPPEPYALTSLRRLLADEAGDAPWMISGLGVDITPLVSEAVEHGGHVRVGLEDAPLGTEKTNVEWVTHAKREIEAAGGTVATPDDVRSELS